One window of the Salvelinus alpinus chromosome 13, SLU_Salpinus.1, whole genome shotgun sequence genome contains the following:
- the LOC139537854 gene encoding thymosin beta-11-like: MSDKPNMREISSFDKTKLKKTETRVKNPLPTKETIDEERKREPSH, translated from the exons ATGTCTGACAAACCCAACATGAGGGAAATCTCCAGCTTTGACAAGACTAAGCTGAAGAAGACGGAGACCAGAGTGAAGAACCCATTGCCAACCAAAGAAA CAATCGATGAAGAGAGGAAGCGAGAGCCATCGCATTGA
- the LOC139537853 gene encoding heterogeneous nuclear ribonucleoprotein A/B-like isoform X2, whose product MSDDAEQQLMETSENGNEAEELNGAEESTLQPEAEEQEKQSCEEEAAVEEVDAQNGAAEGGQINASKGEDDAGKMFVGGLSWDTSKKDLKDYFSKFGEVTDCTIKMDSNTGRSRGFGFILFQAAASVDKVLEQKEHRLDGRQIDPKKAMAMKKEPAKKIFVGGLNPEATEETIREYFGTFGEIESIELPVDPKFKKRRGFIFITFKEESTVKKCLEKKFHNVCGTKVTDGKEGLCEIKIAQPKEVYQQQQQFGGRGGGSYGGGRGGRSRGGQNQYGNQGYNNYWNQGYGNQGYGNQGYGNQGYGYGGQQAYGNYGAYGNYDYSAGYYGGGYGGGYDYRLK is encoded by the exons ATGTCTGACGACGCTGAACAGCAATTAATGGAGACCTCCGAAAATGGAAACGAAGCCGAAGAGCTGAATGGAGCAGAAGAATCCACATTACAGCCCGAGGCGGAGGAACAAGAAAAACAGAGTTGTGAGGAAGAGGCTGCTGTGGAGGAAGTGGACGCTCAGAACGGAGCTGCAGAGGGTGGACAGATAAATGCAAGCAAAGGCGAGGATGACGCTGG CAAAATGTTTGTTGGTGGACTTAGCTGGGACACTAGCAAAAAAGACCTGAAAGACTACTTCTCCAAATTTGGAGAGGTGACAGATTGTACCATCAAGATGGACTCAAACACAGGAAGGTCACGCGGGTTTGGATTCATCTTGTTCCAAGCGGCAGCAAGTGTAGACAAG GTTCTTGAGCAGAAAGAACACAGGCTAGATGGACGACAGATAGACCCAAAGAAGGCTATGGCAATGAAGAAGGAACCAGCCAAGAAGATCTTTGTTGGTGGTCTAAATCCAGAAGCCACAGAGGAGACCATCAGAGAATACTTTGGAACCTTTGGGGAG attgAATCCATCGAACTCCCAGTGGACCCCAAATTCAAAAAAAGGAGGGGTTTTATCTTCATCACGTTCAAAGAAGAGTCCACTGTTAAAAAATGCCTTGAGAAAAAGTTCCACAATGTGTGTGGAACTAAAGTAACAGATGGAAAGGAAGGTCTT TGTGAGATCAAAATCGCCCAGCCCAAAGAGGtgtaccagcagcagcagcagtttgGAGGCCGTGGTGGGGGCAGCTATGGAGGAGGCCGGGGAGGCAGGAGCCGTGGTG GCCAAAACCAGTATGGCAACCAGGGTTATAATAACTACTGGAACCAGGGCTATGGCAACCAGGGCTATGGCAACCAGGGCTATGGCAAccagggttatggttatggtgggCAGCAGGCCTATGGAAACTATGGCGCTTACGGCAACTATGACTACTCTGCTGGATACTACGGAGGTGGCTATGGAGGTGGCTATGACTACA GACTCAAGTAA
- the LOC139537853 gene encoding heterogeneous nuclear ribonucleoprotein A/B-like isoform X1, producing MSDDAEQQLMETSENGNEAEELNGAEESTLQPEAEEQEKQSCEEEAAVEEVDAQNGAAEGGQINASKGEDDAGKMFVGGLSWDTSKKDLKDYFSKFGEVTDCTIKMDSNTGRSRGFGFILFQAAASVDKVLEQKEHRLDGRQIDPKKAMAMKKEPAKKIFVGGLNPEATEETIREYFGTFGEIESIELPVDPKFKKRRGFIFITFKEESTVKKCLEKKFHNVCGTKVTDGKEGLCEIKIAQPKEVYQQQQQFGGRGGGSYGGGRGGRSRGGQNQYGNQGYNNYWNQGYGNQGYGNQGYGNQGYGYGGQQAYGNYGAYGNYDYSAGYYGGGYGGGYDYNQGNTSYGKTPRRGGHQGSYKPY from the exons ATGTCTGACGACGCTGAACAGCAATTAATGGAGACCTCCGAAAATGGAAACGAAGCCGAAGAGCTGAATGGAGCAGAAGAATCCACATTACAGCCCGAGGCGGAGGAACAAGAAAAACAGAGTTGTGAGGAAGAGGCTGCTGTGGAGGAAGTGGACGCTCAGAACGGAGCTGCAGAGGGTGGACAGATAAATGCAAGCAAAGGCGAGGATGACGCTGG CAAAATGTTTGTTGGTGGACTTAGCTGGGACACTAGCAAAAAAGACCTGAAAGACTACTTCTCCAAATTTGGAGAGGTGACAGATTGTACCATCAAGATGGACTCAAACACAGGAAGGTCACGCGGGTTTGGATTCATCTTGTTCCAAGCGGCAGCAAGTGTAGACAAG GTTCTTGAGCAGAAAGAACACAGGCTAGATGGACGACAGATAGACCCAAAGAAGGCTATGGCAATGAAGAAGGAACCAGCCAAGAAGATCTTTGTTGGTGGTCTAAATCCAGAAGCCACAGAGGAGACCATCAGAGAATACTTTGGAACCTTTGGGGAG attgAATCCATCGAACTCCCAGTGGACCCCAAATTCAAAAAAAGGAGGGGTTTTATCTTCATCACGTTCAAAGAAGAGTCCACTGTTAAAAAATGCCTTGAGAAAAAGTTCCACAATGTGTGTGGAACTAAAGTAACAGATGGAAAGGAAGGTCTT TGTGAGATCAAAATCGCCCAGCCCAAAGAGGtgtaccagcagcagcagcagtttgGAGGCCGTGGTGGGGGCAGCTATGGAGGAGGCCGGGGAGGCAGGAGCCGTGGTG GCCAAAACCAGTATGGCAACCAGGGTTATAATAACTACTGGAACCAGGGCTATGGCAACCAGGGCTATGGCAACCAGGGCTATGGCAAccagggttatggttatggtgggCAGCAGGCCTATGGAAACTATGGCGCTTACGGCAACTATGACTACTCTGCTGGATACTACGGAGGTGGCTATGGAGGTGGCTATGACTACA ACCAGGGCAATACAAGCTATGGGAAAACTCCAAGACGTGGAGGTCACCAGGGTAGCTACAAGCCATACTGA